The Flavobacterium galactosidilyticum nucleotide sequence TCATAACCGTCGGGAAATTTTTCAACCAAAAGATTTAAAATTTCGTTTGTAAGTTTGGCGTAATCAACTATTACTCTTTTCATATAAATGCTATAAATCTAATAAATAAGCGAAAATTAAAGGTGCTACAATCGTAGCATCTGACTCGATGATAAACTTAGGAGTTGTGATGTCTAACTTACCCCATGTAATTTTTTCGTTTGGAACCGCACCTGAATACGAACCATAACTAGTTGTAGAGTCTGAAATCTGACAGAAATAACTCCAAAAAGGAACATTTTCAACTTCTAAATCTTGATCTAACATTGGTACAACACAAATAGGGAAATCACCAGCGATTCCACCACCAATCTGGAAGAAACCAATTCCTTTACCGCTACAGTTTTTAGGATACCAATCAGCTAACCACATCATGTATTCAATTCCGCTTTTTGTTGTTGTTGGTTTGAATTCGCCTTTAATGCAATAAGAAGCGAAAATATTTCCCATTGTACTATCTTCCCATCCTGGAACTACAATTGGTAGGTTTTTTTCGGCTGCGGCAACCATCCAAGAATCTTTAGCGTCAATTTCGTAATACTGCTCTAAAACTCCTGAATTAATCATTTGGTACATAAATTCATGTGGGAAATAACGTTCTCCTGATTTATCAGCTTTGTTCCAAATATCAAATAAATGTGATTGTAATCTTCTAAATGCTTCTTCTTCAGGAATACAAGTATCAGTTACACGATTAAAGTGGTTGTCTAACAAATCTCTCTCTTCTTGAGGTGTTAAATCTCTATAATTTGGAATTCTCTTGTACGAATTGTGAGCAACTAAATTCATGATATCTTCTTCAAGATTAGCGCCAGTACATGAAATAATATGCACTTTATCTTGGCGTATCATCTCTGCTAATGATTTTCCAAGTTCAGCAGTACTCATCGCACCACCAAGCGTGATCATCATTTTACCATTATCTAATAAATGCTCTTCATATCCTTTTGCAGCATCTACTAAAGCAGCTGCATTAAAATGCAAATAATTCTTTTCAATAAACTGACTAATTGGTCCTTTGCTCATTTTTATTTAATTTAAAATCTTGTAATTATGTAGTTGTAAAGTAGTTATTCAAATTTAATAAAATAAAATTGAATAGTTAAGTAATTAAAAAATGTTTGTTCTTATTTCTTTGCGTAGCCTAATATTTTTAAAACATCGTCAGCAGTTTGCGTTTCTGAGAAAACCTCGGTAGCTAAAATACCATTTTCATCTCTGTCAATTAAAATATGTTTGGGCTGTGGAATCAAACAGTGATGCAATCCACCGTATCCGCCTATTGTTTCTTGATATGCTCCCGTATTGAAAAAACCAATATATAAAGGTTTTTCTTTGTTGTATTTAGGTAAATAAATAGCGTTCATGTTTTGCTCTGAGTTGTAATAATCATCGCTATCACAAGTCATTCCACCTAATAAAACGCGTTCGTAAGTATCATTCCAGCGATTCAC carries:
- a CDS encoding deoxyhypusine synthase family protein, with translation MSKGPISQFIEKNYLHFNAAALVDAAKGYEEHLLDNGKMMITLGGAMSTAELGKSLAEMIRQDKVHIISCTGANLEEDIMNLVAHNSYKRIPNYRDLTPQEERDLLDNHFNRVTDTCIPEEEAFRRLQSHLFDIWNKADKSGERYFPHEFMYQMINSGVLEQYYEIDAKDSWMVAAAEKNLPIVVPGWEDSTMGNIFASYCIKGEFKPTTTKSGIEYMMWLADWYPKNCSGKGIGFFQIGGGIAGDFPICVVPMLDQDLEVENVPFWSYFCQISDSTTSYGSYSGAVPNEKITWGKLDITTPKFIIESDATIVAPLIFAYLLDL